GAAAGCCCAAAACAGCACGATCCAGTTGCCCTTAAACCGTCCCACTCTCAGACGTGGGCCCGGCAGACGATTCAGCAATCCGAGCGTGGTTTCGCCTTTGACGATAGCGTGACGCGCCATTTCGACCTGCGTGAAGCATTTGATCACACAACCGAAAATAATTAGCCCGAGAAAAACAAATCCCGCCTTGGCCCCGGTATGCGTAGCCGCGATCAGTTCCCCGGAACCCACAATACCGCCGGCCATGATCAGGCCCGGGCCCAGCATGCGGAGTATCCCGGCGATCTTCTCCGGCGGCTGACGCACCTCCGCCTCGCTCAACGCCAATCCTCCGACCACTGAGCCGTTCGCACCTGACTGCGTATGTGCCATTCGCGCAGCTCGGCCAGCATCCGCGATTTGGCCTCAGCGCCTGTTGGCGAATCCCAAAGATTATTCATCTCTTCCTGGTCCACCCGTAGATCGAACAGTTGCCCGTACGGTTCATCCAGAAAATGCACGAGCTTCCAATCGTGATCGCGAATCATGGTCATGAACGGCCCGTCCGTATAAATCCCATCCGTCATCTGTTCCGCGTACACGTAATCGCGCCCACCCCATTCCTCGCCGCGCAAGGCCGGCAGCACACTCACCGCCTCATTGCCTTCCGGTTGATCGGCCCCAGCTATTTCCAGAATTGCCGCGCCGATGTCCATGCTTTGCATGAGCCCATTCACCTCCCGGCCTCCGGCAAATTGGCTCGGCGCCCAAACCAACATCGGTACGCGCACAATTTGATCGTACATCGTCCATTTCTGGCTGTGCCCGTGATCCGTTAAGCAATCGCCGTGATCGCTGGTGAAGATGACAATCGAATTATCGAGAATCCCTTTGGCCTCCAATCCGGCCATCAATTCGCCGAGCTTTTCATCGATCATCGTCACGTTCGCCAGATAATGCCGGCGCTGGCGCAGGCGTTGCTCCTCGGTTGGGTTCAGCGAATGCACCACGGAATCGTGGTCCACCTCCACATTATGCTCGCGCATGGACTTAAATGGCGGCGGCTGACTTTCCAAATCCGCGTCAGTAACGGGCTGCAACTCAAGCTCACGATCCGCATAGGCCTCCAAATGTCGCGGCACGGGATCGTACGGTGGATGGGGCCCCGGAAACCCAATCTGCAAAAACAACGGCTTGTCCACCGGCTTTGTGCGCAGCCACCATTGCGCGAAATCGCCCACGAAGAAATCCGAATGCGTCTCTTCCGGAAGATCCCAAGTGAAAGCCCCCAACGCGTCGTGGTAGTTTTCGTATTCGCGGTAGAGTTCTCGCTGTTGCTTCACCAAACCGCGCGCCGCCAGCGCCTTGTCCCATTCATCAAAATAATAACGCCCCTCAAGAAAACGGTCCTTGTTCTCCACCACGTACCGCTCATGAAACCCGCACGGCGTCTGGAATGGCCACGTATGCATTTTCCCCACGTTCACGCAATGATACCCGGCATCAGCCAGTTGATTCACCCAACTCCGCCGCCACGCATCGGCATTCTTTAGGATCCCTGTTGTGTGCGGAAAGTAACCGGTGAATAGGCTCGCCCGAGAACTAGCGCAGGACGGCGCCGCCACATGACAATTGGAAAACGAAACGCCTTCGCGCACCA
This genomic window from Limisphaerales bacterium contains:
- a CDS encoding sulfatase-like hydrolase/transferase, which gives rise to MADQPNIIFIITDQQRYDTINALGFPFVDTPHMDRLVREGVSFSNCHVAAPSCASSRASLFTGYFPHTTGILKNADAWRRSWVNQLADAGYHCVNVGKMHTWPFQTPCGFHERYVVENKDRFLEGRYYFDEWDKALAARGLVKQQRELYREYENYHDALGAFTWDLPEETHSDFFVGDFAQWWLRTKPVDKPLFLQIGFPGPHPPYDPVPRHLEAYADRELELQPVTDADLESQPPPFKSMREHNVEVDHDSVVHSLNPTEEQRLRQRRHYLANVTMIDEKLGELMAGLEAKGILDNSIVIFTSDHGDCLTDHGHSQKWTMYDQIVRVPMLVWAPSQFAGGREVNGLMQSMDIGAAILEIAGADQPEGNEAVSVLPALRGEEWGGRDYVYAEQMTDGIYTDGPFMTMIRDHDWKLVHFLDEPYGQLFDLRVDQEEMNNLWDSPTGAEAKSRMLAELREWHIRSQVRTAQWSEDWR